The DNA region CAGGAAGGCAGTCGAGCGAAATGGAAGGGTTGTTCGGGAAATATCACACAGGTGGGTCAGAGGCTATTCCCCCTCTGAGCTCCATATCGCTGTTGACCTGCGTGTGGGTTAAACTCATGTTGAACCTGAGTAGGGCCGCACCCGGGGTGGCGACCGCACGGAGGCTGTCGTGGCGAGGGTCATCAAAAAGCCAGGGGGGCTCAAGGGCTCGCCTCCTACCCGCTCGCTGGATTTGTGCAAAGGTTCAAATGGGTCAGGCAATCCCCACTCGCGCATCCACGACCTTGAACTCCCTTCCTTTCTCGAAGGCCATCAGAGGATTAATATCCATCTCGACTATCTCTGGAATATCTGAAACCATCTGGGAGAGGAGCATCAGGCATTCCGAGAGCTTGTCAATGTCCACGGGCTTCTCACCCCTCGCTCCATTGAGTATCGGGAAGCCCTTTATCCCCTTTATCATCTCAATAGCGTCCTGGTCGGTCAGGGGAGCCACGCGAAGGGTGATGTCCCGGAGGACCTCGACATAGACCCCACCAAGCCCAAATGCGATGAGCGGGCCGAAATTGGGGTCTGAGGATACGCCCATAAAGACCTCCTTCCCATCCTTCACCATCTCTTGAAGTATCACGCCTTCCATTTTCGCGCGGGGGTGGCTCTCTCTGAATTTCTCAAAAGACGCCAGAATCATCCTGTAGGCCTCTCGCAGCTCGTTATCCCTCCGCAGGTCTGGGCGAACACCACCCACGTCTGACTTGTGGATAACGTCTGGTGAGAGGAGCTTCATCACCAGGGGATAGCCCATCTCCGAAGCGGCCCTAATGAGCTCTTCTTCGCTCTTGCAGACTACACTCCTGGGGGTACTGAAGCCGTAGGCGTGGAGAAGTTCTTCGACTTCGGAACTCAGCAACCACTTCCTCCCCTCGTTCCGCGCTCTCTCGATCACCGCCCGCGCCCTTCTCTCATCCACCTCGAAGCGCCTTATCTTACCCTCCGGTCTTGTCTGAATTTTTTTGTATTGATACATGGCTGCCAAGGCCTTGGCGGCCGACTCTGGAAACATATAAAGTGGAATTCTACAACGGGAGAGCCCGGGGCTGGCCTCGCGCTGCTTCTCGATATTCATGAACACCCCAAGAACTGGCTTGTCGTGCCTCGCGCAGGCTCGGTCTATGGCCTCGGAGACACCTGTCGCGTCAGTCATTAGAGGGTGGACGAATATAACGATGGCCGAGTCCACATTCCTGTCCTGGAGAACGAGGTCGAGTACTGTCTCGTACATTGCCGGTGTGCCTTCGGCCAGCATGTCCACAGGGTTCTCGACCGATGCCGCAGGCGAGAGGTGTTCCCTCAGGTTCTTCTTCGTCCTCTCTTCTAGTGAGGCCATCTCGAGGCCGAAGCTGATCGCCGCGTCGGTCGCCATTATTCCGGGCCCGCCCGCGTTCGTCACGACCGCCACCCTCGGCCCGGCGGGCAGGGGCTGAGTTGAGAAGGCCTTTGCGTAGTCGAGGAGGTCCTCTATTGATGTCACCCTCAGAATTCCACATTGATGAAAGACAGCATCAGTGGTGATGTCGCCCTCAGCAAGAGACCCCGTATGGGAAGATATTGCCCTCGCCCCCGCCAGCGTCCGGCCTGATTTAACCGCTATAACGGGCTTCATGCGTGTCACCCTCCTAGCTATCCTCGTGAACTTTCTCGGGTTGCCGAAGCTCTCGATGTACATCAGAATCATTTTAACCGTTGGGTCCTCGCCCCAGGCCTCGAGAAGGTCGTTGGCGCTCACGTCCATTTTGTTCCCCATGCTGACGAACTTGGAGAAGCCGATATGCTCCTCCCTAGCGTAGTCGAGGAGGGTGGCACAGAGAGCCCCGCTCTGGGACATGAGACCTATCGATCCCTCCAAGGGCATCGTGATGGCGAATGTGGCATTCATTCTCACATCGGGGTCTGTGTTTATCACGCCCATGCAGTTGGGGCCCACAACTCGAATTCCATATTTCTTCGCAATCTGGGCGACTTCGTTCTCAAGCTCAGCGCCCTTTCCTCCGACCTCTTTGAAGCCCGCCGAGATGATGACCGCACCCTTCACTCCCTTTCTGCCACATTCTTCCATAACTTGAGGGACAACCCGCGCGGGAACTACAATGATTGCGAGGTCTACCGGATCCGGTATCGCCGAGACGCTGGGGTAGCACTTCATGCTGTATATTGTGTGGGCCCTAGGGTTCACAGGGAAGACAGCACCCCTGAACTCATAGCTGATTATGTTGTGGAGAATCTCCCTCCCCACCCCCCCTCTCTCCCTCGATGCCCCAATCACCGCAATTGACTGGGGGCGGAAGATCGCCTCTAGTGTCTTTGGCATCGAATCACCCCTGCCCCCATTCGCACCGGCAATATAAGCATTTACCGCGAGCATATTAAATATCTGATTCCTAATTCAGGCCCAGGGGGGTCATGGGTGAGGAAGGTTGCGGTCGTGGGAATCGGCAGAACAGTTCCGAGACCCTTCTCTCCAGAGGTGTCCTACAAGGAGCTCATGTACGAGGCCGCTGTTAGGGCCTACGAGGACGCTGGCCTTGACCCACGGAAAGAAGTCGACTCTTTCATAGGCGTCTCAGAGGACTTCTGGGAGGGAACGAGCATATTCGATGAGTACATCCCCGACCAGCTCGGGGGAGCCCTAAGGCCGGTGTGCACAATTGGGAACGAGGGTCTGCACGGCGTCGCCACAGCAGCGATGCAGATAATGACGGGCCTTGTTGATGTGGTGGCGGTGGAGAGCCACAGCAAGTTCTCTGAGGTCGAAAGGCCTTTTAGGGTCATGACCATGGCCCTCGACCCGATCCTCACTAGGCCCCTGGGCATTAACCCGCACGCAATAGCGGGTTTGGAGATGGCCGCTTTCATTGGTGAATCGCTCGCTCGACGCCGCGCCTGCGCGGAAGTGGTTACAAAAAACAGGAGGAACGCGATATCGAATCCCTGGGCCGCCTACCCATCTCGGCTTAGCCCGGATGATGTCCTTAATTCTGAAGAGCTGTTCTCTCCCCTTCGGGAGCTCGAGTTCAGCGCTCCAGCGGACGGGGCGGTCGTGGTGGTCATTGCCTCAGAGGAGAGGGCGAGGAAGCTGAGCGAGAGGCCGATATGGATAGATGGCATCGGCTGGGCCAACGAGACTCCCTCACTAGAGTCTAGGGAGTGGGGGAAGGCTGGGTATGCCCGGCTGGCCCTAGAGCAAGCCTCCAGAATGGCTGGCTACTCCTCCGCGGATATTGACCTCTGCGAGATAGACGACACCTATGCTTACAAAGAGGTCCAGCACGCGGAGGCGCTGGGTATCTGCGAGCCGGAGAGGTACACCAACTATATTTCCCGGGGGCGAATCGATATTAATCCATCAGGAGGGAGCCTAGGGTGCGGGCACCTGCTCGATGCCACCGGCCTCTTTAAACTCGCCGAGGCAGTGGAACAGCTAAGAGGCACGGCGGGTAGCCGGCAGGTGAAGGACGCAAGGAGGGCTCTGGTCCAGTCCTGGAGGGGCGTCCCGACGACCTCGGGCGCCGTGGTTCTGCTGTCCAACGATGAGGGAAGAGGGGAGGTGGAAAGGAGGATGAGAGTAAGTGGTAGGAAGACCGTAGCGCGGGTGGAAAAGAGCGGTGGCGGCCACCGGGGTAAGGGCGCAGGGGATGCGAGAGCGAGAGCACGGAGGAGGTGGTGAGATGAGACGGGTGGCTGTTATTGGGGCTGGAATGACCAGGTTTGTGCGGAGGGCGAAGGAAACTGGAAAGGAGCTGTCATTTGAGGCGGCGCGGATGGCTCTCGATTCCTGTGGGATGGAGTTCAAAGACATTCAAGCAGTCGCCGAGGGCACCGCCCCAGACGCGTTTGACGGCGTGCACATGAAGGGGGAGTACCTCTCCAACGGGAGCGGAGGGGTTGGCAGGCCCTACACAAGGTCCTACGTCGGCGGTGGGACAGGGGTCTTCTGCGGAATTCACGGCTGGTGGCACATTGCCTCGGGCATGTTCGATACCTGCCTTGTGGTGGGTGAAGAGAAGATGTCGTCCTGCCACCCGCACCCCCAAGGCGCGTTCCTGACCATCTTCGACAGCTTTACAGAAAGGCAACTGGGACCCAACCTGATCTGGATTTTCGCGCTCGAGATGAACAGATACATGACACGGCACCGCATCAAAAAGGAGGACATTGCGCTCGTGTCGGTGAAGAATCACAGAAATGCTCTCGACCACCCCTCTGCCCAGCTCGGCATGAAAATTACGGTGGAGGACGTACTTAACTCGGAGGTACTTGCCTACCCAGTCCAGAGGCTGGATATCAGCCCAACCAGCGACGGCGCCGCGGCTCTCGTGCTCGCCTCGGAGGAAATCGCCCGGAAGTACACCGACACGCCGGTTTTTATTGACGGCGTCGGGTGGTGCTTAGACACCGCATACTGGACCGACAGGGACCTTTACTATCCGCTCTATGTAGAAATGGCAGCGAGAATGGCATACAAGATGGCTCGTATAGATAATCCGAGGAGGGAGATCGACTTCGCCGAACCCTACGATCCCTTCGATTATAAGGAACTCCATCACATGGAGGGCCTCATGCTCTGCGGTAAGGGAGAGGCGCCAATATTAACCAGAGAGGGGGTGACTCAGCGCGACGGGGATCTCCCCACCTGCCCTTCGGGGGGCGCGCTCGGCGTCGGAAATCCGATCGCGGCGACCGGCGTAATGAAGCTCTGCGAGCTCTTCTGGCAGCTAAGAGGCGAGGCGGGGAAGAGACAGATAAAAAAGGAGGCTAGAACCGGCGTTGCTCAGGCGTGGGGGGACCTGATGCAGGTGGGCACCGTAGTGGTTATGAGAAGGGGGGATTGAGGCAATGGCGAAGACCAGCACTAAACAACGTGCTCCGGCGTGTGGCCTAGGCCGCCAGAGCAGCTCGAAGCCCTCGCCTGGAGCCAAAGGACCGGAGCGGCTTCTCCAGAGAGCGACGGCGGGGCCAGAGGGCAGACCCGGAAAGGAGCTAGCGGGAACGGCATTGAGCGAGGAGGACCTGAGAGAGAGGAGAGTATTAGTGGAGGAGACCTCGGACCCAGGCCTTAGCTACTCGTGGAGCGCGGGTGTTGCGATCGGGACCTATCTAAATGGCCTCAAGGAGGGAAGAATTCTGGGTGTCCGATGCAGCTCGTGCGGGCGTATAATGGTGCCCCCGCGCATGTTCTGCGAGCAGTGCTTCATACCTCTCACCGAGTTTGTATCAGTCCGGGACCACGGCACCGTAAATACTTTCGCAATATGCTATATAAGAACGGACGCGTCCAGGCAAAAGACTCCCCAGATACCCGCTGTGATAGAACTTGACGGCGCGTCCCCTGGCATGGGCATCCTCCACCTCCTCGGTGAGGTCGCGCCCGAGGCGGTGAGGGTGGGCATGAGGGTCCGGGCGGTCTGGAGGCCCCCTGAGGAGAGGAAGGGGGACATAACGGACATTCTCTACTTCAAACCGTTTGAGGAAGGCGCAGATTCGGGCCCAGGCAAGGCAATCACGGAGCCGCTCCGGAGGAGGGATGAGTGATGGGGGTTGCGAAAAAAGTGGAGAGAGCGGATAAGGTGAAAATAGTAAGGGGCAGCTTTCCGGTTAAATACATCTATACGATGCCACCCCATCTAGAACGGTTCTTTCAAAACCTCAGGGAGAACGGGGAGCTCACTGGGGCGGTATGCGAGCGCTGCGGAACCGTTTATGTTCCGCCGGTCTGGTTCTGCGAAAGGTGCTTTGTTAGGGTGAGCAAAGAGACCACTCTCCCCAGCGAAGGGGAGCTGATCGCCTTCACAGTCGCCCGTAGAGGACCGGAAGGGGAGGTTCTGGATAGGCCGGAGGTATATGGCCTTGTCCGACTCAAGGGAGCGTCCACGGTGTTACTCCACAGATTGCTCTCGGAGCCCTCCGGAATTCGTTCTGGTATACGAGTCCGACTCAGGTTGAAGGAGAAGGTGGAGCGGCGCGGCTCGATAATGGATATTGAGGGCTTCGTGCCAGTGGAGGGGCGATGAGAACGAAACAGACGGACATTTATAGGGCAAGGAGCGGACAACTCCTCACCTCGCCGGACTCGAGGTATCTTAGGGGCCGGGTCGAGACAAAGAGACCGGGCGAGGAGACCGCAACCCATGTGACGGAGGGTAGGGAGGAGGTGCTGATCGTCCTCGAAGGCACCGCCACGGTTGAGCTTGGCAGGTCGCGGGTGAGGAGAATCGCGATGGGTCCCGGCCGCGCCCTATTCATCCCCGAGGGTATCCCACACAATGTCCGGAACTCCGGCGGGAGCGGCCTGAGATATTTGTACGTTCGCTCGATTTCCGCGTCCGAGAAGAGGCGAAGCTTACGGCATAGCCACCACTGAAATTACATTTGAGGAGAAGGTCCGGAGGCTGTTGATTTCACGCGGAGCCGGCATACGCCATGAAAAATTATTAAGTCAAACTGGCGATATGGCATATTAAAAGGTGGTTCTAAATGAAGAGAATTGGTATTCTCACCTCGGGTGGGGATTCTCCAGGCATGAACGCCGCCATCAGGGCCGCCACTAGGACTGCCTTGTCAAGAGGCGTTGAGGTCGTCGGCATCATGCGGGGTTATCAGGGCATGATAGAGGGCGATTTTGTACCCCTTGACTCAAGGGCTGTTGCGGGCATCATAAACCGCGGCGGGACAATTCTCAAGACCGCGAGATCCAAGGATTTCATGAAGCCCTCGGGCAGACTGAAGGCTGCTGAGGCTCTGAGCGCTGCCGGGATTGAGGGCCTTGTGGTCATCGGAGGCGATGGGTCTTTCAGAGGAGCCCACAAGTTTTCAACCGAGCATAGCTTCCCAGTCTTGGGAATTCCAGGCTCAATCGACAACGACCAGATCGGGACTGACTACACGATTGGGTTCGATACGGCGGTCAACATCGCCCTCGAAGCGATAGACAGAATAAGGGACACGGCAATATCGCACGACAGGGTTTTTTTTGTAGAGGTGATGGGGCGCTCGAGCGGCTTCATAGCGCTCCATGCTGGCCTCGTTGGCGGTGCCGAGGCGATTCTTGTCCCTGAGGTAAAGGAAAATCTTCAGGAACTCGCTAGCATGCTCAAGGAGAACCGGAAGAGGGGAAAGCTCTCGAATATCGTTGTTGTGGCCGAGGGCGAAGAATCCGGTGGCGCGTTCGCAATCGCCAACATGGTCAAGACATTGACAGGGCTCGACTACCGCGTGACGATCCTCGGCCACATTCAGCGAGGAGGAACCCCCACCGCATTCGACAGACTCTTGGCAACGCGCCTCGGTGCGGCGGCGGTTGATGCTCTGCTCGATGGAAAAAAGAACATGATGGCGGGGTTGATAAGCAACGAGGTGGTTCTAACGCCGTTCGAGCAGGTATGCAACTCAAGAAAAGAGCCGGATCTCTCCCTCCTAAAACTCGCCAAAATCCTCTCGGGGTGATTGCGTGGGGAAAGCCAGAATAAAAAAGACAAAAATCGTCGCCACTCTGGGCCCCGCGACCGAAGATACTAGCGTTCTTCGGGAAATGATATCTGCTGGCATGGACGTTGCGAGGGTGAACTTCTCCCACGGAAGCCACGAGGAGCATCGGACCCGCATCCGGGCGGTCAGGGAGGCCGCCGAAAAGGAAGGGAGAATTGTGGCCGTGCTCGGGGACCTCGGGGGGCCGAAAATTCGGATTGGAGAATTCGCCAACGGCAGGGCTGAACTCGTGACCGGGAAGAGATTCAGACTCACGACACGCGACGTACCCGGGGACGAGACAGAGGTCTCCGTAAACTATCCTCGCCTTCCGGTCGAAGTCAAGGTCGATGAGACCATACTGCTGGCCGATGGCGCGGTAGAGCTGAGGGTTGTCGACCGAAATTCAACAGATGTCATTTGCGAAGTAGTGAGTGGCGGGGTAATTACATCACGCAAGGGAGTGAATCTTCCCTCAAGCCGGTTGAAGACGCCTGCAGTAACCGAGAAGGATAAAGAGGATATCGCTTTTTCTGTTAAAGAGGAGCTGGACTATCTCGCAATCTCTTTCGTTCGAACGGTGAGGGATGTCAAGGAGGCTAAAGCCGTTCTGGAGACCCATGCCACCCAGATACCCTTGATAGCGAAGATAGAGAAGGCCGAAGCCCTCTCCGACCTTGAGAACATACTGACCGCTTCCGATGGCGTTATGATAGCCCGGGGGGACCTGGGAGTAGAGATACCTTTTGAGAAGATACCGATTGTGCAGAAGGAGGTTATGAAAAGAGCTAGGGGAGCGGGGAAACCGGTTATCACCGCTACACAGATGCTGAAATCAATGGTTGAATCCCCTAGACCGACTAGAGCCGAGACCACGGACGTCGCCAACGCCATTCTGGACGGCACGGACGCTGTGATGCTCTCTGAAGAAACAGCCGTCGGCAGATATCCCGTTGAGGCTGTAAAAACCATGGCTTTGATCGCTGTTGAAACTGAAGCCTCGATGGACGAGGATTGGGAGATGAGGCCTGAGCTCTCTGAAGGAAGGAGAGACCTTCAGAACGCGATAGCAAGGGCCGTTATGGATGCAGCCACACACCCCGAGGCTTCGGTCATTGTCACGCCATCCGCTCGTGGTACGACACCAATGAGGGTTTCGCGCTTGAGGCCTCGAGTTCCCATTCTGATGCTGACTGAAAATAGGCGCATCGCGAGGAGATTTGCTTTGATTTGGGGTGTTATACCGATATGCGTTAAAATGCCGGGCGAACTTAGTGAAGTGTTTAGGTTGGCAGGAGAGGAGGCAAAAATGCGAGGGCTTCTGGCTCCTGGTGAGCTGGCCGTCGTTACCGCAGGCTATCCGATTTTTGGCACACCAACGAATTTGATTTATATATATAAAAGGCCAAACAGCCCTGAGAAATCATAGCGAAATTCCTAGCGCTCGCCAATTATTTCTTGCTTTGAGGATATCTGGATTCAAAAGTCCGTGCTGAATTCTCTGTAACCACGTGAATTCCCATGGAGACCTTGGGAGACTTTTTGCTAACTGTCTGAGTATATTTCTAGCTAGGTCGATGTTTTCATCATTAAGTTCTGGAATTTCAATGA from Thermoplasmata archaeon includes:
- a CDS encoding acetyl-CoA acetyltransferase produces the protein MRKVAVVGIGRTVPRPFSPEVSYKELMYEAAVRAYEDAGLDPRKEVDSFIGVSEDFWEGTSIFDEYIPDQLGGALRPVCTIGNEGLHGVATAAMQIMTGLVDVVAVESHSKFSEVERPFRVMTMALDPILTRPLGINPHAIAGLEMAAFIGESLARRRACAEVVTKNRRNAISNPWAAYPSRLSPDDVLNSEELFSPLRELEFSAPADGAVVVVIASEERARKLSERPIWIDGIGWANETPSLESREWGKAGYARLALEQASRMAGYSSADIDLCEIDDTYAYKEVQHAEALGICEPERYTNYISRGRIDINPSGGSLGCGHLLDATGLFKLAEAVEQLRGTAGSRQVKDARRALVQSWRGVPTTSGAVVLLSNDEGRGEVERRMRVSGRKTVARVEKSGGGHRGKGAGDARARARRRW
- a CDS encoding Zn-ribbon domain-containing OB-fold protein; this translates as MAKTSTKQRAPACGLGRQSSSKPSPGAKGPERLLQRATAGPEGRPGKELAGTALSEEDLRERRVLVEETSDPGLSYSWSAGVAIGTYLNGLKEGRILGVRCSSCGRIMVPPRMFCEQCFIPLTEFVSVRDHGTVNTFAICYIRTDASRQKTPQIPAVIELDGASPGMGILHLLGEVAPEAVRVGMRVRAVWRPPEERKGDITDILYFKPFEEGADSGPGKAITEPLRRRDE
- a CDS encoding acetate--CoA ligase family protein, with translation MPKTLEAIFRPQSIAVIGASRERGGVGREILHNIISYEFRGAVFPVNPRAHTIYSMKCYPSVSAIPDPVDLAIIVVPARVVPQVMEECGRKGVKGAVIISAGFKEVGGKGAELENEVAQIAKKYGIRVVGPNCMGVINTDPDVRMNATFAITMPLEGSIGLMSQSGALCATLLDYAREEHIGFSKFVSMGNKMDVSANDLLEAWGEDPTVKMILMYIESFGNPRKFTRIARRVTRMKPVIAVKSGRTLAGARAISSHTGSLAEGDITTDAVFHQCGILRVTSIEDLLDYAKAFSTQPLPAGPRVAVVTNAGGPGIMATDAAISFGLEMASLEERTKKNLREHLSPAASVENPVDMLAEGTPAMYETVLDLVLQDRNVDSAIVIFVHPLMTDATGVSEAIDRACARHDKPVLGVFMNIEKQREASPGLSRCRIPLYMFPESAAKALAAMYQYKKIQTRPEGKIRRFEVDERRARAVIERARNEGRKWLLSSEVEELLHAYGFSTPRSVVCKSEEELIRAASEMGYPLVMKLLSPDVIHKSDVGGVRPDLRRDNELREAYRMILASFEKFRESHPRAKMEGVILQEMVKDGKEVFMGVSSDPNFGPLIAFGLGGVYVEVLRDITLRVAPLTDQDAIEMIKGIKGFPILNGARGEKPVDIDKLSECLMLLSQMVSDIPEIVEMDINPLMAFEKGREFKVVDARVGIA
- a CDS encoding cupin domain-containing protein; amino-acid sequence: MRTKQTDIYRARSGQLLTSPDSRYLRGRVETKRPGEETATHVTEGREEVLIVLEGTATVELGRSRVRRIAMGPGRALFIPEGIPHNVRNSGGSGLRYLYVRSISASEKRRSLRHSHH
- a CDS encoding Zn-ribbon domain-containing OB-fold protein, with protein sequence MGVAKKVERADKVKIVRGSFPVKYIYTMPPHLERFFQNLRENGELTGAVCERCGTVYVPPVWFCERCFVRVSKETTLPSEGELIAFTVARRGPEGEVLDRPEVYGLVRLKGASTVLLHRLLSEPSGIRSGIRVRLRLKEKVERRGSIMDIEGFVPVEGR
- a CDS encoding thiolase domain-containing protein, with amino-acid sequence MRRVAVIGAGMTRFVRRAKETGKELSFEAARMALDSCGMEFKDIQAVAEGTAPDAFDGVHMKGEYLSNGSGGVGRPYTRSYVGGGTGVFCGIHGWWHIASGMFDTCLVVGEEKMSSCHPHPQGAFLTIFDSFTERQLGPNLIWIFALEMNRYMTRHRIKKEDIALVSVKNHRNALDHPSAQLGMKITVEDVLNSEVLAYPVQRLDISPTSDGAAALVLASEEIARKYTDTPVFIDGVGWCLDTAYWTDRDLYYPLYVEMAARMAYKMARIDNPRREIDFAEPYDPFDYKELHHMEGLMLCGKGEAPILTREGVTQRDGDLPTCPSGGALGVGNPIAATGVMKLCELFWQLRGEAGKRQIKKEARTGVAQAWGDLMQVGTVVVMRRGD
- the pfkA gene encoding 6-phosphofructokinase, producing MKRIGILTSGGDSPGMNAAIRAATRTALSRGVEVVGIMRGYQGMIEGDFVPLDSRAVAGIINRGGTILKTARSKDFMKPSGRLKAAEALSAAGIEGLVVIGGDGSFRGAHKFSTEHSFPVLGIPGSIDNDQIGTDYTIGFDTAVNIALEAIDRIRDTAISHDRVFFVEVMGRSSGFIALHAGLVGGAEAILVPEVKENLQELASMLKENRKRGKLSNIVVVAEGEESGGAFAIANMVKTLTGLDYRVTILGHIQRGGTPTAFDRLLATRLGAAAVDALLDGKKNMMAGLISNEVVLTPFEQVCNSRKEPDLSLLKLAKILSG
- the pyk gene encoding pyruvate kinase, with the translated sequence MGKARIKKTKIVATLGPATEDTSVLREMISAGMDVARVNFSHGSHEEHRTRIRAVREAAEKEGRIVAVLGDLGGPKIRIGEFANGRAELVTGKRFRLTTRDVPGDETEVSVNYPRLPVEVKVDETILLADGAVELRVVDRNSTDVICEVVSGGVITSRKGVNLPSSRLKTPAVTEKDKEDIAFSVKEELDYLAISFVRTVRDVKEAKAVLETHATQIPLIAKIEKAEALSDLENILTASDGVMIARGDLGVEIPFEKIPIVQKEVMKRARGAGKPVITATQMLKSMVESPRPTRAETTDVANAILDGTDAVMLSEETAVGRYPVEAVKTMALIAVETEASMDEDWEMRPELSEGRRDLQNAIARAVMDAATHPEASVIVTPSARGTTPMRVSRLRPRVPILMLTENRRIARRFALIWGVIPICVKMPGELSEVFRLAGEEAKMRGLLAPGELAVVTAGYPIFGTPTNLIYIYKRPNSPEKS